The Rhipicephalus sanguineus isolate Rsan-2018 chromosome 7, BIME_Rsan_1.4, whole genome shotgun sequence genome includes a window with the following:
- the LOC119399722 gene encoding sperm-specific protein Don juan-like produces the protein MGMECDFSAGAPICVDPEKKKCDIEMKDKCKKLGMDCVEVMDMTACKEKRPEKCQVEKQEECNKNGLQCALVNGEPLCVGPEKKNCDSEMKDKCKKMGQDCVKVKDMTACEEKRPEKCHVEKQEECNKIGLQCALVNGEPLCVGKRSLH, from the exons ATGggaatggagtgcgacttcagcGCTGGCGCACCGATCTGCGTCG ACCCAGAGAAGAAAAAATGCGATATTGAGATGAAGGACAAATGCAAAAAGCTGGGAATGGATTGCGTGGAAGTGATGGACATGACAGCTTGTAAAG AGAAACGACCAGAGAAGTGTCAAGTTGAAAAGCAAGAAGAATGTAATAAAAATGGCCTACAATGCGCCCTTGTGAATGGAGAGCCTCTATGTGTCG GCCCAGAGAAGAAGAATTGCGATAGTGAAATGAAGGACAAATGCAAAAAGATGGGACAGGATTGCGTGAAAGTGAAGGACATGACAGCGTGTGAAG AGAAACGACCAGAGAAGTGTCATGTTGAAAAGCAGGAAGAATGTAATAAAATTGGCCTACAATGCGCCCTTGTGAATGGAGAGCCTCTATGTGTTGGTAAGCGTTCTCTTCACTGA